The following proteins are co-located in the Betta splendens chromosome 9, fBetSpl5.4, whole genome shotgun sequence genome:
- the adamts3 gene encoding A disintegrin and metalloproteinase with thrombospondin motifs 3 isoform X6, producing the protein MNKTKGPSAKVDSANRSPAGPGDPLFHQHAEPQLNVAGTLSSVAKQVNDTVHRRVPRDAGEDDYNIEILLGVDDSVVRFHGKEHVQNYLLTLMNIVNEIYHDESLGVHINVVLVRMIMLGYAKSISLIERGNPSRSLENVCRWAFVQQKGDPDHAEHHDHAIFLTRQGFGPTGMQGYAPVTGMCHPVRSCTLNHEDGFSSAFVVAHETGHVLGMEHDGQGNRCGDETAMGSVMAPLVQAAFHRYHWSMCSGQELKRYIHTYDCLLDDPFKHDWPQLPELPGINYSMDEQCRFDFGVGYKICTSFRTFDPCKQLWCSHPDNPYFCKTKKGPPLDGTECAPGKWCYKGHCMWKNPNQVKQDGAWGSWAKYGSCSRSCGTGVRFRMRQCNNPAPSNGGQDCPGVNYEYQLCNTDDCPKHFEDFRAQQCQLRNSHFEFQNAKHHWLPYEHPDANKRCHLYCQSKETADVAYMKQLVHDGTRCSYKDAYSICVRGECVKVGCNREIGSTKVEDKCGVCGGDNSHCRTVKGTFTRTPKKAGKTRGAFSLPKGARNVFLNESDDPRNVLGYLKMFLIPPGARHVTVQEHEASPQNLAVKNQATGHYILNGKGEEVKSRSFIDLGVEWHYIMEDDVETLHTDGPLHDPVVVLIIPKDNDTRSTLMYKYIIHEDSVPVNNNNVIQEDTYEWALKSWSPCSKPCAGGYQYTKYGCRKKGDPQMVHRGYCDVSKKPKPIRRMCNLQDCTQPQWIAEEWEHCTKTCGTLGFQIRTVRCVQFLHDATNRSVHSKYCSGEKPESRRPCNRIPCPAQWRTGAWSECSVTCGEGMERRLVTCRIGDQCTGEKPEAARACRPGLCHDEPCNGDKSIFCQMEVLARYCSIPGYNKLCCDSCSRRSGALSLFSEAEEHARFGSASQLLETLTASLAANATRGAKPSSAKASTTSGHASKYITTPAPLRKNAPRSTAAQRRLPRPAGVTDKLSEPAGQRPRRSTGRRWPSAYSEVER; encoded by the exons AACCGCAGCTCAATGTAGCCGGGACTCTCTCCTCCGTAGCGAAGCAGGTCAACGACACCGTCCACCGCCGCGTCCCTCGAGACGCCGGCGAGGACGACTACAACATCGAGATCCTGCTGGGAGTGGACGACTCTGTGGTTCGGTTCCACGGCAAGGAGCACGTCCAGAACTACCTGCTCACCCTCATGAACATC GTGAACGAGATCTACCACGACGAGTCGCTGGGAGTGCACATCAACGTGGTCCTGGTGAGGATGATCATGCTGGGCTACGCCAAG TCCATCAGCCTCATTGAAAGAGGCAACCCCTCACGGAGCCTGGAGAACGTGTGTCGCTGGGCCTTCGTGCAGCAGAAAGGCGACCCGGACCACGCCGAGCACCACGACCACGCCATCTTCCTCACACGCCAAGGCTTCGGCCCCACGGGAATGCAAG GTTACGCTCCTGTCACAGGAATGTGCCACCCAGTCCGGAGCTGCACTCTCAACCACGAAGACGGCTTCTCCTCAGCCTTCGTCGTGGCTCACGAGACCGGACACGT GTTGGGCATGGAGCACGACGGCCAAGGCAACCGCTGCGGAGACGAGACGGCCATGGGGAGCGTCATGGCTCCTCTGGTGCAGGCAGCCTTCCATCGCTACCACTGGTCCATGTGCAGCGGACAGGAGCTGAAGAGATACATCCA CACATACGACTGCCTCCTGGACGACCCCTTCAAACACGACTGGCCACAGCTGCCTGAACTCCCTGGCATCAACTACTCTATGGACGAGCAGTGTCGGTTCGACTTTGGAGTGGGCTACAAGATCTGCACTTCG TTTCGCACCTTCGACCCGTGCAAGCAGCTCTGGTGCAGCCACCCAGACAACCCGTACTTCTGCAAGACCAAGAAGGGGCCGCCGCTCGACGGGACGGAGTGCGCTCCTGGAAAA tggtgCTACAAAGGTCACTGCATGTGGAAAAACCCCAACCAGGTCAAACAGGACGGGGCCTGGGGATCCTGGGCCAAGTACGGCTCCTGCTCGCGCTCCTGTGGAACCGGCGTTCGCTTCCGGATGCGTCAGTGCAACAACCCAGC GCCCTCCAACGGGGGCCAGGACTGCCCCGGAGTCAACTACGAGTACCAGCTGTGCAACACCGACGACTGCCCCAAACACTTTGAGGACTTCCGGGCTCAGCAATGCCAGCTCCGAAACTCCCACTTTGAGTTTCAAAACGCCAAACACCACTGGCTGCCGTACGAGCATCCTGACG CCAACAAGCGGTGCCACCTGTACTGCCAGTCAAAGGAGACGGCAGACGTGGCGTACATGAAGCAGCTGGTGCATGATGGGACGCGGTGCTCGTACAAGGACGCCTACAGCATCTGCGTGCGTGGGGAGTGTGTG AAGGTGGGCTGCAACAGAGAAATAGGCTCGACCAAGGTTGAGGACAAATGTGGGGTTTGTGGTGGGGACAACTCTCACTGCCGAACAGTGAAGGGAACCTTCACCAGAACTCCAAAGAAAGCCG gGAAGACCAGAGGAGCCTTCTCTTTGCCCAAAGGAGCtcgaaatgtgtttttaaatgagaGCGACGACCCTAGAAATGTCCTGG gttACCTTAAGATGTTTCTCATTCCTCCTGGAGCTAGACATGTGACCGTCCAAGAGCACGAGGCCTCCCCTCAAAACCTTG CCGTCAAGAACCAGGCCACAGGACACTACATTCTCAatgggaaaggagaggaggtcAAGTCCAGGAGCTTCATCGACCTGGGCGTGGAGTGGCACTACATCATGGAGGACGACGTGGAGACGCTGCACACGGACGGGCCGCTGCACGACCCCGTGGTGGTTCTG ATTATTCCCAAGGATAATGACACTCGCTCTACTTTAATGTACAAGTACATCATCCACGAAGATTCGGTGcctgtcaacaacaacaacgtcatCCAGGAGGACACGTACGAGTGGGCTCTGAAGAGCTGGTCTCCGTGCTCCAAGCCCTGTGCCGGAG GATACCAGTACACCAAGTACGGCTGTCGAAAGAAGGGAGACCCCCAGATGGTGCATCGAGGCTACTGTGACGTCAGCAAGAAGCCCAAGCCCATCCGCAGGATGTGCAACCTGCAGGACTGCACGCAGCCTCA gtgGATCGCAGAGGAATGGGAGCATTGCACCAAAACCTGCGGCACGCTGGGCTTTCAGATCCGAACGGTCCGCTGCGTGCAGTTCCTCCACGACGCCACCAACCGCTCTGTTCACAGCAAATACTGCAGCGGAGAGAAGCCAGAGAGCCGCCGGCCGTGCAACAGGATCCCGTGTCCGGCCCAGTGGAGGACGGGAGCCTGGTCTGAG TGTTCCGTTACCTGCGGAGAGGGAATGGAGCGGCGTCTGGTGACCTGCCGGATCGGAGACCAGtgcactggagagaaacccgaGGCTGCGAGAGCGTGCAGGCCGGGGCTCTGCCACG ATGAGCCGTGTAATGGAGACAAGTCCATCTTCTGCCAGATGGAGGTCCTAGCGCGATACTGCTCCATACCGGGCTACAACAAACTGTGCTGCGACTCCTGCAGCAGGCGCAGCGGGgctctgtctctgttctctgaggCGGAGGAGCACGCCCGCTTCGGATCGGCCTCTCAGCTGCTGGAGACGCTAACAGCCTCCCTGGCAGCCAACGCCACGCGCGGGGCTAAACCAAGCAGTGCCAAGGCATCCACCACATCAGGTCATGCTTCCAAGTACATCACCACCCCTGCTCCGCTCAGGAAAAACGCACCcaggagcacagcagcacagaggaggctcCCACGACCAGCCGGCGTCACTGACAAGCTGTCAGAGCCTGCGGGTCAGAGGCCAAGACGCTCCACAGGTCGCCGGTGGCCGTCCGCCTACTCTGAGGTGGAAAGATGA
- the adamts3 gene encoding A disintegrin and metalloproteinase with thrombospondin motifs 3 isoform X5 codes for MIRTDSDEYFIEPLQRGAQELEDQGRVHVVYRRSAVVQDPPGASLDYQEPQLNVAGTLSSVAKQVNDTVHRRVPRDAGEDDYNIEILLGVDDSVVRFHGKEHVQNYLLTLMNIVNEIYHDESLGVHINVVLVRMIMLGYAKSISLIERGNPSRSLENVCRWAFVQQKGDPDHAEHHDHAIFLTRQGFGPTGMQGYAPVTGMCHPVRSCTLNHEDGFSSAFVVAHETGHVLGMEHDGQGNRCGDETAMGSVMAPLVQAAFHRYHWSMCSGQELKRYIHTYDCLLDDPFKHDWPQLPELPGINYSMDEQCRFDFGVGYKICTSFRTFDPCKQLWCSHPDNPYFCKTKKGPPLDGTECAPGKWCYKGHCMWKNPNQVKQDGAWGSWAKYGSCSRSCGTGVRFRMRQCNNPAPSNGGQDCPGVNYEYQLCNTDDCPKHFEDFRAQQCQLRNSHFEFQNAKHHWLPYEHPDANKRCHLYCQSKETADVAYMKQLVHDGTRCSYKDAYSICVRGECVKVGCNREIGSTKVEDKCGVCGGDNSHCRTVKGTFTRTPKKAGKTRGAFSLPKGARNVFLNESDDPRNVLGYLKMFLIPPGARHVTVQEHEASPQNLAVKNQATGHYILNGKGEEVKSRSFIDLGVEWHYIMEDDVETLHTDGPLHDPVVVLIIPKDNDTRSTLMYKYIIHEDSVPVNNNNVIQEDTYEWALKSWSPCSKPCAGGYQYTKYGCRKKGDPQMVHRGYCDVSKKPKPIRRMCNLQDCTQPQWIAEEWEHCTKTCGTLGFQIRTVRCVQFLHDATNRSVHSKYCSGEKPESRRPCNRIPCPAQWRTGAWSECSVTCGEGMERRLVTCRIGDQCTGEKPEAARACRPGLCHDEPCNGDKSIFCQMEVLARYCSIPGYNKLCCDSCSRRSGALSLFSEAEEHARFGSASQLLETLTASLAANATRGAKPSSAKASTTSGHASKYITTPAPLRKNAPRSTAAQRRLPRPAGVTDKLSEPAGQRPRRSTGRRWPSAYSEVER; via the exons AACCGCAGCTCAATGTAGCCGGGACTCTCTCCTCCGTAGCGAAGCAGGTCAACGACACCGTCCACCGCCGCGTCCCTCGAGACGCCGGCGAGGACGACTACAACATCGAGATCCTGCTGGGAGTGGACGACTCTGTGGTTCGGTTCCACGGCAAGGAGCACGTCCAGAACTACCTGCTCACCCTCATGAACATC GTGAACGAGATCTACCACGACGAGTCGCTGGGAGTGCACATCAACGTGGTCCTGGTGAGGATGATCATGCTGGGCTACGCCAAG TCCATCAGCCTCATTGAAAGAGGCAACCCCTCACGGAGCCTGGAGAACGTGTGTCGCTGGGCCTTCGTGCAGCAGAAAGGCGACCCGGACCACGCCGAGCACCACGACCACGCCATCTTCCTCACACGCCAAGGCTTCGGCCCCACGGGAATGCAAG GTTACGCTCCTGTCACAGGAATGTGCCACCCAGTCCGGAGCTGCACTCTCAACCACGAAGACGGCTTCTCCTCAGCCTTCGTCGTGGCTCACGAGACCGGACACGT GTTGGGCATGGAGCACGACGGCCAAGGCAACCGCTGCGGAGACGAGACGGCCATGGGGAGCGTCATGGCTCCTCTGGTGCAGGCAGCCTTCCATCGCTACCACTGGTCCATGTGCAGCGGACAGGAGCTGAAGAGATACATCCA CACATACGACTGCCTCCTGGACGACCCCTTCAAACACGACTGGCCACAGCTGCCTGAACTCCCTGGCATCAACTACTCTATGGACGAGCAGTGTCGGTTCGACTTTGGAGTGGGCTACAAGATCTGCACTTCG TTTCGCACCTTCGACCCGTGCAAGCAGCTCTGGTGCAGCCACCCAGACAACCCGTACTTCTGCAAGACCAAGAAGGGGCCGCCGCTCGACGGGACGGAGTGCGCTCCTGGAAAA tggtgCTACAAAGGTCACTGCATGTGGAAAAACCCCAACCAGGTCAAACAGGACGGGGCCTGGGGATCCTGGGCCAAGTACGGCTCCTGCTCGCGCTCCTGTGGAACCGGCGTTCGCTTCCGGATGCGTCAGTGCAACAACCCAGC GCCCTCCAACGGGGGCCAGGACTGCCCCGGAGTCAACTACGAGTACCAGCTGTGCAACACCGACGACTGCCCCAAACACTTTGAGGACTTCCGGGCTCAGCAATGCCAGCTCCGAAACTCCCACTTTGAGTTTCAAAACGCCAAACACCACTGGCTGCCGTACGAGCATCCTGACG CCAACAAGCGGTGCCACCTGTACTGCCAGTCAAAGGAGACGGCAGACGTGGCGTACATGAAGCAGCTGGTGCATGATGGGACGCGGTGCTCGTACAAGGACGCCTACAGCATCTGCGTGCGTGGGGAGTGTGTG AAGGTGGGCTGCAACAGAGAAATAGGCTCGACCAAGGTTGAGGACAAATGTGGGGTTTGTGGTGGGGACAACTCTCACTGCCGAACAGTGAAGGGAACCTTCACCAGAACTCCAAAGAAAGCCG gGAAGACCAGAGGAGCCTTCTCTTTGCCCAAAGGAGCtcgaaatgtgtttttaaatgagaGCGACGACCCTAGAAATGTCCTGG gttACCTTAAGATGTTTCTCATTCCTCCTGGAGCTAGACATGTGACCGTCCAAGAGCACGAGGCCTCCCCTCAAAACCTTG CCGTCAAGAACCAGGCCACAGGACACTACATTCTCAatgggaaaggagaggaggtcAAGTCCAGGAGCTTCATCGACCTGGGCGTGGAGTGGCACTACATCATGGAGGACGACGTGGAGACGCTGCACACGGACGGGCCGCTGCACGACCCCGTGGTGGTTCTG ATTATTCCCAAGGATAATGACACTCGCTCTACTTTAATGTACAAGTACATCATCCACGAAGATTCGGTGcctgtcaacaacaacaacgtcatCCAGGAGGACACGTACGAGTGGGCTCTGAAGAGCTGGTCTCCGTGCTCCAAGCCCTGTGCCGGAG GATACCAGTACACCAAGTACGGCTGTCGAAAGAAGGGAGACCCCCAGATGGTGCATCGAGGCTACTGTGACGTCAGCAAGAAGCCCAAGCCCATCCGCAGGATGTGCAACCTGCAGGACTGCACGCAGCCTCA gtgGATCGCAGAGGAATGGGAGCATTGCACCAAAACCTGCGGCACGCTGGGCTTTCAGATCCGAACGGTCCGCTGCGTGCAGTTCCTCCACGACGCCACCAACCGCTCTGTTCACAGCAAATACTGCAGCGGAGAGAAGCCAGAGAGCCGCCGGCCGTGCAACAGGATCCCGTGTCCGGCCCAGTGGAGGACGGGAGCCTGGTCTGAG TGTTCCGTTACCTGCGGAGAGGGAATGGAGCGGCGTCTGGTGACCTGCCGGATCGGAGACCAGtgcactggagagaaacccgaGGCTGCGAGAGCGTGCAGGCCGGGGCTCTGCCACG ATGAGCCGTGTAATGGAGACAAGTCCATCTTCTGCCAGATGGAGGTCCTAGCGCGATACTGCTCCATACCGGGCTACAACAAACTGTGCTGCGACTCCTGCAGCAGGCGCAGCGGGgctctgtctctgttctctgaggCGGAGGAGCACGCCCGCTTCGGATCGGCCTCTCAGCTGCTGGAGACGCTAACAGCCTCCCTGGCAGCCAACGCCACGCGCGGGGCTAAACCAAGCAGTGCCAAGGCATCCACCACATCAGGTCATGCTTCCAAGTACATCACCACCCCTGCTCCGCTCAGGAAAAACGCACCcaggagcacagcagcacagaggaggctcCCACGACCAGCCGGCGTCACTGACAAGCTGTCAGAGCCTGCGGGTCAGAGGCCAAGACGCTCCACAGGTCGCCGGTGGCCGTCCGCCTACTCTGAGGTGGAAAGATGA